From Synoicihabitans lomoniglobus, the proteins below share one genomic window:
- a CDS encoding MlaE family ABC transporter permease, protein MNRIHNFLDAFGSGIVMTWRAFVSLPSAPRILKRVAEQGYFAGYTSLPIISVLCFFIGAVLALQAGISLRDFGAKEFIGALVGESMARELGPVMVAILLAGRVGSATTAELASMRVNSEIDALITMNIPPERLLVLPRLLAVLLIMPVLTILSNLIGWFGGAVVCEYVDFIGISGAQFFRALREFVSVQDVLDGIIKAEVFGFVITIIACNTGLRTSGGPREIGLAVTKSVVLSLVAILTLDYFITKVLA, encoded by the coding sequence ATGAATCGTATTCACAACTTTCTCGACGCTTTCGGTAGCGGCATCGTGATGACGTGGCGGGCGTTCGTCTCGTTGCCCTCCGCGCCTCGTATTCTGAAGCGGGTGGCCGAACAAGGCTACTTCGCCGGCTACACCTCGTTGCCCATCATCAGCGTGCTGTGTTTCTTCATCGGTGCCGTGTTGGCGCTGCAAGCCGGCATCAGCCTGCGCGATTTCGGCGCCAAGGAATTTATCGGCGCACTCGTGGGGGAATCGATGGCACGCGAACTCGGCCCCGTCATGGTGGCGATTCTATTGGCCGGTCGCGTCGGCAGCGCGACGACCGCCGAGCTCGCCTCGATGCGCGTCAATTCGGAGATCGACGCACTCATCACGATGAACATTCCACCCGAGCGGCTGCTCGTATTGCCGCGATTGCTGGCGGTGCTGCTCATCATGCCGGTGCTGACGATTCTCAGCAATCTCATCGGTTGGTTCGGGGGCGCCGTGGTTTGCGAATACGTGGATTTTATCGGCATATCCGGCGCCCAGTTCTTTCGCGCGCTGCGCGAATTTGTCTCCGTGCAGGATGTGCTCGACGGCATCATCAAGGCCGAAGTCTTCGGCTTTGTGATCACCATCATCGCCTGCAACACCGGCCTGCGCACCAGCGGGGGGCCGCGTGAGATCGGACTCGCCGTCACCAAATCGGTGGTGCTCTCCCTCGTCGCCATTCTGACCTTGGACTACTTCATCACCAAAGTGCTCGCCTGA
- a CDS encoding ABC transporter ATP-binding protein translates to MPLTRTPFPQRDDRNPVTVQVEGMSKSYGTQNVLQDVSLSVEPGEIFVIMGPSGSGKSVLLRHIAGLERPTSGTVTINGADPMLAETRNRFALALVFQSGALLNSLSVYDNLALYPHEHTLCSKQDIRDRVMRALRILSIEHAAQKMPSELSGGMRKRVAIARALVMEPQLLLYDEPTSELDPIMAATIAEIIGTLREEYAVTSIVVSHDRDLSLTIADRVALLHQGQVATIAQPDDLKASTDPIVTEFLNPRIDVRNPRFKSLEGSS, encoded by the coding sequence ATGCCCTTGACCCGCACTCCATTTCCTCAGCGCGACGACCGCAATCCCGTGACGGTCCAAGTCGAAGGCATGAGCAAGTCCTACGGCACGCAAAACGTGCTGCAGGACGTGTCTCTCTCCGTCGAGCCCGGCGAAATTTTTGTCATCATGGGTCCCAGTGGCTCCGGCAAAAGCGTGTTGTTGCGACACATCGCCGGCTTGGAGCGGCCTACCAGTGGCACCGTGACCATCAACGGCGCCGACCCCATGCTCGCCGAAACCCGCAACCGCTTCGCGCTCGCCTTGGTTTTTCAGTCCGGCGCATTGCTCAACTCCCTTTCGGTCTACGACAACCTCGCACTGTATCCGCACGAACACACCCTGTGCTCGAAGCAGGACATTCGCGACCGCGTCATGCGCGCCCTGCGCATTCTCTCCATCGAACACGCAGCGCAAAAGATGCCGTCCGAACTCTCCGGCGGCATGCGCAAACGCGTCGCCATCGCCCGGGCACTCGTCATGGAACCTCAGCTCCTCCTTTACGACGAGCCCACCAGCGAACTGGACCCCATCATGGCGGCCACCATCGCCGAAATCATCGGCACGCTGCGCGAAGAATACGCCGTCACCAGCATCGTGGTGTCCCATGACCGCGACCTGTCGCTCACCATCGCCGATCGCGTCGCCCTACTGCATCAAGGCCAAGTCGCCACCATCGCCCAACCCGACGACCTCAAGGCGTCGACCGATCCCATCGTCACCGAATTTCTCAATCCGCGGATCGACGTCCGCAATCCCCGCTTCAAATCACTGGAAGGCTCATCATGA